The nucleotide window GATCTTGTACTCGCCCTTCGTCTCGGGCGCCTTGGTGGTCAGCTTCAGCTCGTTGCCCTTCTCGCGGTCGAGCGTGAACTCCTTGCTCTCCACCGGGCTGTCGTTGATAAACAGCCGCGCGGTGACCCGCGAGCCGACGAAGTTGTACGCGTTCACCTTGGCGGTGGCGGTGAACTCCGCCTTGATGAACGCCGGCGACGGGTTGCACTCCACCCCGGTCACCGCCACGTCCTTCGCGTCGGACGACGTGTCCTTGCCCACAACGGCCGTGTGGACCGGCACGCCGCGGCGGCCCCAGCGCCCGGCCTCCGCGTCGGGCGCGTACGCCTCGCCGTTGTTAGCCCCGTCGCCGACGACGACCAGCCCGCGGACCCGCTCGGCCTGCCACCGGTCGTAGGTGCGGTTCAGGAACGCGCCATAGTCGGACCGCTTCGCGTCGAACGCGGTGGTGGGGTCGTAACGGCCGGTCGCCTCGTTAAAATCCGCCGCACCGAACTTGTACAGCGCTACGCTGATGCCCTGTTCGGTGAGCAACTCGTCGAACAGCGGCTGGCACTTCTCCAGGGCCTTGCGGACCGCGTCGGCGCGCGACTGGCCGCCGAGTTCGTCCTTCACGGTCAGGCTCTCGGACACGTCGATGCCGAGGATCAGCGTGGACGGCTGTTTCGGGTTCTCGTTCACGCCGACGCTGGGCCGCACCGCGGTAATGAGCGCGACCAGCAGCGCCAGTACGCGCAGCGCGAGAATGAGGAAGACGCGCCGGCGGTTAGCCTGTGGGTGCCCGAGGTAGGTCCAGACGGTGAAGAGGACGAGCAGCACCGCGACGGCCGCGAGCGCCGGGAGCCCGAGCGGGTACGTCGACCACGGGTACGCGGGTCGCGACGAGAAGAAGTAGTCGCCCATGAAAACATGATACCGACGCGCGAGTGGGATGGGGAAGCAGGGTCACCCCCGCTTCCCGATGCGTGGGAACCGGAGCTGCTCCAGCGCGGCCGGTTCGAGCTTCGCTTTGCCCAGGTTCGCCGCGTTGCGGTTCAGCGCGTCCGCGACCGCGTGGCTGAGGTCCGGGAACCGGAGCAGCGCCCCGTTCACGGTGGTGCCCGCCCGGTCGAACCGGGGTCCGTCCGCCTTCGGGCCGCCGGGCGGGCCGAACTTCGGCACCGGCTCGGTCAGCACCTCCAGAAAGAGCTTGTTCGACAGTTCGGCGTCGTTCTTCAGGGCCAGCACCACCGCCAGCCCCAGCCGCCCGGCGACGCTGGCGGTCCGCGCCGCGGGCTCGCGCCACTCTTTGCCCCGCGCCTTCAGCCGCTCAAACCGGTCGTTGGCCTCCGGGAACCGCCGCTCCTTCGCGTACAGGAGCCCCAGCTCGACGGAGGCTTTGAGCATGTCCTCGACGTCCGTGCGGTCGCTGTTGAGCGTGGCCAGCAGTTCGCGTTCGCGCGTGGTGACGAGCTTCTCGACGGGCCGCACGTCCGGCAGCCCCGGCCCCGCCGGGAGCGGCGCCGGGGCCGGCGCGGAAGCTCCTGTTTCGGCGCGCGGCGGAACCAGGAGCGCCACGAGCCCCCCGCCGAACGCGGCCAGCGCGCCCGCGAGCCCGGCCCACAGCCGCCACCGGCCCCGCGCCCCCGCCGGAACCGCCGCACCCGACTGGCTCAACAGAAGAACCGCGTTCGAACTCGATGAGGCCGGCACGCTCCCGTGCTGCGTGAGCGCGAGCGTTGCCGTCCCGGTCGAGAGCCCGTCGCGCACTTTGACGAGATCGCGGACCACGTCGCGCGCCGACTGGTACCGGTCCGCCGGCTTCTTCGCCATCATCTTGTGGACCATGCCACACAGATCGGCCGGCAGGTCCGGGCGCAGGTCGGCGAGTTGCGGCGCCGGATCCTGGACGTGCTTCAGCGCCACCTCGAACGCGGACGCGCCCCGGAACGGCGGCTCGCCCGCCAG belongs to Gemmata obscuriglobus and includes:
- a CDS encoding serine/threonine-protein kinase, whose amino-acid sequence is MPDTQPQPASPPQPDLTGRTLGDFHVLRKIGAGGMGQVYLARQTSLKREVALKLLKNELNANPTALARFQAEAQAVAKLNHPNIVHIHQIGEADGLRYMVLEFVEGRNLRDYMARKGPPDLPVTLSIMRQVALALQKAHDQGIVHRDIKPENILVTRKVEVKVTDFGLSRFFTGEEQPTHLTQSGVTLGTPLYMSPEQVQGHPVDHRSDIYSFGVTCFHLLAGEPPFRGASAFEVALKHVQDPAPQLADLRPDLPADLCGMVHKMMAKKPADRYQSARDVVRDLVKVRDGLSTGTATLALTQHGSVPASSSSNAVLLLSQSGAAVPAGARGRWRLWAGLAGALAAFGGGLVALLVPPRAETGASAPAPAPLPAGPGLPDVRPVEKLVTTRERELLATLNSDRTDVEDMLKASVELGLLYAKERRFPEANDRFERLKARGKEWREPAARTASVAGRLGLAVVLALKNDAELSNKLFLEVLTEPVPKFGPPGGPKADGPRFDRAGTTVNGALLRFPDLSHAVADALNRNAANLGKAKLEPAALEQLRFPRIGKRG